The Streptomyces sp. NBC_00162 genome window below encodes:
- a CDS encoding PRC-barrel domain-containing protein, with translation MQTDIDPRSLIGRKAFDRNGTKIGTIDEVYLDDATGVPEWAAVRTGLFSRDAFVPLEPSEMVGDTLRVPFDRSLIKDAPDFGVGRHLSPEQELQLYHHYGLDVTLPTDFHHDFGHLAGDEG, from the coding sequence GTGCAGACCGACATCGATCCGCGCAGCCTGATCGGCCGCAAGGCGTTCGACCGCAACGGCACCAAGATCGGCACCATCGACGAGGTCTACCTCGACGATGCCACGGGAGTCCCGGAATGGGCGGCCGTCCGGACGGGCCTGTTCAGCCGGGACGCCTTCGTCCCGCTGGAGCCGAGCGAGATGGTCGGCGACACCCTGCGGGTGCCCTTCGACCGCTCCCTGATCAAAGACGCCCCGGACTTCGGGGTCGGCCGCCACCTCTCCCCCGAACAGGAGCTGCAGCTCTACCACCACTACGGCCTGGACGTGACCCTGCCGACGGACTTCCACCACGACTTCGGCCACCTGGCGG
- the gcvP gene encoding aminomethyl-transferring glycine dehydrogenase, which produces MTANRIPLSQLERGIPFEQRHIGPDAEAQAKMLAQVGYGSLDELTAAAVPDVIKTTEALNLPEALTEAEVLAELRSLADRNQVLSSMIGLGYYGTFTPPVILRNVMENPAWYTAYTPYQPEISQGRLEALLNFQTVVADLTGLPTSGASLLDEGTAAAEAMSLARRVGKVKDGVFLIDADALPQTIAVIETRAEPTGVEVVVADLSNGIPAEIAERGVFGVLLQYPGASGAVREIKPLIDQAHELGAIVTVSADLLALTLLTSPGELGADIAVGTTQRFGVPMGFGGPHAGYMAVQAKHARSLPGRLVGVSVDADGNKAYRLALQTREQHIRREKATSNICTAQVLLAVMAAMYAVYHGPDGLRTIARRTHRYAALLAAGLKAGGVEIVHGAYFDTITARVPGRAAEVVAAAREGGVNLYQADADLVSVACDETTLRADVEAVWAAFGVTADIEALDETAADTLPEGLLRSDDYLTHPVFHQHRSETAMLRYLRKLSDKDYALDRGMIPLGSCTMKLNATTEMEPVTWPEFGQLHPFAPVEQAEGYLTLITELEERLCEVTGYDKVSIQPNAGSQGELAGLLAVRAYHRANGDEQRTICLIPSSAHGTNAASAVMAGMKVVVVKTADDGEVDAADLRAKIEQYRDELAVLMITYPSTHGVFEEHVADICAQVHEAGGQVYVDGANLNALVGLAKPGHFGGDVSHLNLHKTFCIPHGGGGPGVGPVGVRAHLAPYLPNHPLQPTAGPETGVGPISAAPWGSAGILPISWSYVRLMGGEGLKRATQVAVLGANYIAKRLEPHYPVLYTGPGNLVAHECIIDLRPLSKSTGVSVDDIAKRLIDYGFHAPTMSFPVAGTLMIEPTESEDLAEIDRFCDAMIAIRAEIERVAAGEWPVDDNPLANSPHTAAALGGEWNHPYTRDEAVFPGGVTAAEKYWPPVRRIDGAFGDRNLVCSCPPLDEYDN; this is translated from the coding sequence ATGACCGCCAACCGCATTCCGCTCTCCCAGCTGGAGCGAGGCATCCCCTTCGAGCAGCGCCACATCGGCCCGGATGCCGAGGCGCAGGCGAAGATGCTCGCCCAGGTGGGCTACGGCTCCCTGGACGAACTGACCGCCGCCGCGGTGCCGGATGTCATCAAGACCACCGAAGCGCTGAACCTGCCCGAGGCGCTGACCGAGGCCGAGGTGCTGGCCGAGCTGCGCTCGCTCGCCGACCGCAACCAGGTCCTCTCCTCGATGATCGGGCTCGGCTACTACGGGACCTTCACGCCGCCGGTGATCCTGCGCAACGTGATGGAGAACCCGGCCTGGTACACGGCGTACACGCCGTACCAGCCCGAGATCTCGCAGGGCCGCCTCGAGGCGCTGCTGAACTTCCAGACCGTCGTCGCCGACCTCACCGGGCTGCCGACCTCCGGTGCCTCGCTGCTCGACGAGGGCACCGCGGCCGCCGAGGCCATGTCCCTCGCGCGCCGGGTGGGCAAGGTCAAGGACGGCGTCTTCCTGATCGACGCGGACGCGCTGCCGCAGACCATCGCCGTGATCGAGACCCGCGCCGAGCCCACGGGCGTCGAGGTCGTCGTCGCGGACCTCTCGAACGGCATCCCGGCCGAGATCGCCGAGCGCGGTGTCTTCGGCGTGCTGCTCCAGTACCCGGGCGCCTCCGGTGCCGTACGGGAGATCAAGCCGCTGATCGACCAGGCGCACGAGCTCGGCGCGATCGTCACCGTCTCGGCCGACCTGCTCGCGCTGACCCTGCTGACCTCCCCGGGCGAGCTGGGCGCGGACATCGCCGTCGGCACCACGCAGCGCTTCGGTGTCCCGATGGGCTTCGGCGGACCGCACGCCGGTTACATGGCCGTCCAGGCCAAGCACGCCCGCTCGCTGCCGGGCCGCCTCGTCGGCGTCTCCGTGGACGCGGACGGCAACAAGGCGTACCGCCTGGCGCTGCAGACCCGCGAGCAGCACATCCGCCGCGAGAAGGCCACCAGCAACATCTGCACCGCGCAGGTGCTGCTGGCCGTCATGGCCGCCATGTACGCCGTCTACCACGGCCCGGACGGCCTGCGGACGATCGCCCGCCGCACCCACCGCTATGCCGCTCTGCTCGCCGCGGGCCTGAAGGCCGGCGGGGTCGAGATCGTGCACGGCGCCTACTTCGACACGATCACGGCCCGCGTCCCGGGCCGCGCGGCCGAGGTCGTCGCCGCCGCCCGCGAGGGCGGGGTCAACCTGTACCAGGCCGACGCCGACCTCGTCTCCGTCGCCTGCGACGAGACCACCCTGCGCGCGGACGTCGAGGCCGTCTGGGCCGCCTTCGGTGTCACCGCCGACATCGAGGCGCTCGACGAGACCGCGGCCGACACCCTGCCCGAGGGCCTGCTGCGCTCGGACGACTACCTGACGCACCCGGTCTTCCACCAGCACCGCTCCGAGACCGCGATGCTGCGCTACCTGCGCAAGCTCTCGGACAAGGACTACGCGCTGGACCGCGGCATGATCCCGCTGGGCTCCTGCACCATGAAGCTCAACGCGACCACCGAGATGGAGCCGGTGACCTGGCCCGAGTTCGGCCAGCTGCACCCGTTCGCCCCGGTCGAGCAGGCCGAGGGGTACCTCACGCTCATCACCGAGCTGGAGGAACGTCTCTGCGAGGTCACCGGTTACGACAAGGTGTCCATCCAGCCCAACGCCGGGTCCCAGGGTGAGCTGGCCGGGCTGCTCGCCGTACGCGCCTACCACCGCGCGAACGGCGACGAGCAGCGCACCATCTGTCTCATCCCGTCCTCCGCGCACGGCACCAACGCCGCCAGCGCCGTGATGGCCGGCATGAAGGTCGTCGTCGTCAAGACCGCCGACGACGGCGAGGTGGACGCGGCGGACCTGCGCGCCAAGATCGAGCAGTACCGCGACGAGCTCGCCGTGCTGATGATCACCTACCCCTCCACGCACGGTGTGTTCGAGGAGCACGTCGCCGACATCTGCGCCCAGGTGCACGAGGCCGGCGGCCAGGTCTACGTGGACGGCGCCAACCTCAACGCCCTGGTGGGCCTGGCCAAGCCGGGTCACTTCGGCGGCGACGTCTCGCACCTGAACCTGCACAAGACCTTCTGCATCCCGCACGGCGGCGGCGGCCCGGGCGTCGGCCCGGTCGGTGTCCGGGCGCACCTGGCCCCGTACCTGCCCAACCACCCGCTCCAGCCGACCGCCGGTCCGGAGACGGGCGTCGGCCCGATCTCGGCCGCTCCGTGGGGTTCGGCCGGCATCCTGCCGATCTCCTGGTCGTACGTGCGCCTCATGGGCGGCGAGGGCCTCAAGCGCGCCACCCAGGTGGCCGTGCTCGGCGCCAACTACATCGCCAAGCGCCTGGAGCCGCACTACCCGGTGCTGTACACCGGCCCGGGCAACCTGGTCGCGCACGAGTGCATCATCGACCTGCGTCCGCTGTCGAAGTCGACGGGCGTGAGCGTGGACGACATCGCCAAGCGTCTGATCGACTACGGCTTCCACGCGCCGACCATGTCCTTCCCGGTGGCCGGCACGCTGATGATCGAGCCGACGGAGTCCGAGGACCTCGCCGAGATCGACCGT